One Tursiops truncatus isolate mTurTru1 chromosome 3, mTurTru1.mat.Y, whole genome shotgun sequence DNA segment encodes these proteins:
- the LOC101334326 gene encoding zinc finger protein 426-like isoform X7 has translation MAECLRSCSRDSVTFADVAVDFTQEEWTLLDPIQRKLYRDVMLENYKNLTTAGYQSLKPTLISWWEQEDDLRTAERKGVLQDSAIQQDNLGRETSVGMETVTLARLQTL, from the exons ATGGCTGAGTGTTTGAGAAGTTGTTCTCGG GACTCAGTGACCTTCGCTGATGTAGCTGTGGACTTCACCCAGGAAGAATGGACTTTACTGGACCCCATTCAGAGAAAACTATACAGagatgtgatgctggagaactacAAGAACCTGACCACAGCAG GATATCAATCATTGAAACCCACTCTGATCTCTTGGTGGGAACAAGAAGATGATTTGAGGACAGCGGAAAGAAAAGGAGTCCTCCAAG ACTCAGCAATTCAGCAGGATAATCTTGGGAGAGAAACATCTGTTGGGATGGAAACAGTAACATTG
- the LOC101334326 gene encoding zinc finger protein 426-like isoform X8, which produces MAECLRSCSRDSVTFADVAVDFTQEEWTLLDPIQRKLYRDVMLENYKNLTTAGYQSLKPTLISWWEQEDDLRTAERKGVLQDSAIQQDNLGRETSVGMETVTLV; this is translated from the exons ATGGCTGAGTGTTTGAGAAGTTGTTCTCGG GACTCAGTGACCTTCGCTGATGTAGCTGTGGACTTCACCCAGGAAGAATGGACTTTACTGGACCCCATTCAGAGAAAACTATACAGagatgtgatgctggagaactacAAGAACCTGACCACAGCAG GATATCAATCATTGAAACCCACTCTGATCTCTTGGTGGGAACAAGAAGATGATTTGAGGACAGCGGAAAGAAAAGGAGTCCTCCAAG ACTCAGCAATTCAGCAGGATAATCTTGGGAGAGAAACATCTGTTGGGATGGAAACAGTAACATTG
- the LOC101334326 gene encoding zinc finger protein 426-like isoform X4, translated as MAECLRSCSRDSVTFADVAVDFTQEEWTLLDPIQRKLYRDVMLENYKNLTTAGYQSLKPTLISWWEQEDDLRTAERKGVLQASCFFLQTLTFIIFLWEMQLKTKDSAIQQDNLGRETSVGMETVTLARLQTL; from the exons ATGGCTGAGTGTTTGAGAAGTTGTTCTCGG GACTCAGTGACCTTCGCTGATGTAGCTGTGGACTTCACCCAGGAAGAATGGACTTTACTGGACCCCATTCAGAGAAAACTATACAGagatgtgatgctggagaactacAAGAACCTGACCACAGCAG GATATCAATCATTGAAACCCACTCTGATCTCTTGGTGGGAACAAGAAGATGATTTGAGGACAGCGGAAAGAAAAGGAGTCCTCCAAG CCTCCTGTTTCTTTCTACAAActcttacatttattatttttttatgggaaatgcaacttaaaaccaAAGACTCAGCAATTCAGCAGGATAATCTTGGGAGAGAAACATCTGTTGGGATGGAAACAGTAACATTG
- the LOC101334326 gene encoding zinc finger protein 426-like isoform X6, with translation MAECLRSCSRDSVTFADVAVDFTQEEWTLLDPIQRKLYRDVMLENYKNLTTAGYQSLKPTLISWWEQEDDLRTAERKGVLQASCFFLQTLTFIIFLWEMQLKTKDSAIQQDNLGRETSVGMETVTLV, from the exons ATGGCTGAGTGTTTGAGAAGTTGTTCTCGG GACTCAGTGACCTTCGCTGATGTAGCTGTGGACTTCACCCAGGAAGAATGGACTTTACTGGACCCCATTCAGAGAAAACTATACAGagatgtgatgctggagaactacAAGAACCTGACCACAGCAG GATATCAATCATTGAAACCCACTCTGATCTCTTGGTGGGAACAAGAAGATGATTTGAGGACAGCGGAAAGAAAAGGAGTCCTCCAAG CCTCCTGTTTCTTTCTACAAActcttacatttattatttttttatgggaaatgcaacttaaaaccaAAGACTCAGCAATTCAGCAGGATAATCTTGGGAGAGAAACATCTGTTGGGATGGAAACAGTAACATTG